Sequence from the Mycteria americana isolate JAX WOST 10 ecotype Jacksonville Zoo and Gardens chromosome 5, USCA_MyAme_1.0, whole genome shotgun sequence genome:
TGGTTTGTTCTTCTGCTTTGCCGGCTTGAATTTGGCCCTCGGTTTCCCCGGGCCATCGATGGGAGCTGCTGTTCTGCTCGGGCGCTGTGGGACCGTGCCTGGGGGTGAGGTTATTGCCCACCCTGCAGCGTGGCCACCGGCAGCTCCCAGTTTGCCTTTCCCTGGTCCTTGCTCCTCCCTGAGCCATGCTGCATCATGCAAATAGCACAAACAGCTCTTAACGTGAGACAAGACCCTCTAGTGTCCAAGCTCAGGATAAAGCAAGCTCTTATGAAAGGTAAGTGTTAGAAAGATCTTCCCCCTCACCCCTTTTTCTGTGTCCGTCTCTTAAGAAAAGTGACCCCTGCTCAGCTGCGTGCTCCGAGTGGATTTTATTTTACTCTATATTAGGTATCCACACCGTAGATTCTTACATCTGAGCAAAAAAAGTCTGGATTATTGGTATAGCAATACAGGGGTGGTCAGGATTTCTATGGCCGTCTAAAAGAAATCACGCTAGGAgcatttatcttttattttaggTATGAAAAAAACAATGTCTGGACTAAGTTAGATGTAGCCATGCGCAAATTAACATTAAGCGACAGATGACCCCCCTCTTCTCTCCACGGGGACCTGGCATCCCAGCTCTTACTGCTCCAGGTCTCTAACAGGTTGCAGTCAGTTGTCTCTGCTTTGGAGAGCATGAGATTCTGCAGCATCCCTCGGTGGTGCCTTCTCAGCTACACAGCTGTCCCGGGGAAGAGCTGGCTGGGAGGAAATATCATTTACAACCCCCCTGCGACaagaaaataggggaaaaaaatacttctccATAGCTAGTTACATTTAATCATGCTACGCTCCTTGCCAATAGGGAGAAACAccgctccctgctgctgctgctcctaaAGCAGATCCAAGATGCAGGTCAGATGAAGCCCCTTTCTCTCCCAGAGCAAGCTTGTTTGGCCAAGTGAGATGTCTCGCGGCTGTAGGAAGCAAGGTGTAGGATGAGATCCACGTGGGTGGCTGAGAGTGCTGTTGGGTACAGGCAGGGACACGTTGGAGACTTCATTCCCCAGGGGTGAAAATGCCTGGGGGTTCAGCAGGAAAACGTCCCAGCTGCTGGGGTGGAAGTCCTCTCCAGGTCTGGAGGCAAAGCGGCGGAGGTTTTTCAGCACAGACACAGCTACGCTGCCTCCAGGCTGTGATGTTCTGGTCACTCAATAATTTAGCATCTTCCTGGTGCTAGATCACAGCACTTACTGCTCTCATCTGCTCCCTGGCAGCTCAGtgctctctgcttctcctccctttccttgcTTTCCATGGCACATCCCCCTGGAAGCAAACGAGAGGTTTTTTCCTTGTAGTTAGCCCAAAGCAAGGTGGGTTTTTTGGATATACCTCCCCAAAAGCCTCCAGTCCTCCTTGAACTTGCCTCTGGAGGACTCGCTGCTTGAATCACTGCAACTGCTTAAGAAGCTAAGCTTAGGAGAGAAATTCCTTATGAGCTTATTTTTACCACCTCCTATGATATTacatcatttcacagaaaaacCCAAAGAGATGACAAGGAAATGTTTATCAGAGGCCCGCACTGACAGGATGTTTGGTAACACTGAGTCTCTGCGGATTTTAAAGCATGCTTAAAATTTGCTGTACCTGCTTCTGTAAATATACGTGGTTCTTCACTCCTCCGGACGACCGACGTAAGACTATTTAaaaagggaagcagcaggagtTTTATCAACTGATTGGGGTCAGTTTGGTCAGCAGGCAACTCACAAAAATGTTATCTGCCGTCGCTTTTCTAAGTGCATCCTTGACCTCCTtgttcctcaagctgtagatcAGCGGGTTGAGCATAGGGACGATCAGGGTATAAAACACGGCGGTGACTTTCTCCGTCTCCAGCGAGTACTTGGAGCCTGGTTGCATGTGGCTCAGCCCCGCGAGCACGTAGAACAAGGTAACGGTCAGGAGGTGGGAGGCACAggtggagaaggctttgtgccTTCCTTCAGTAGACCTAATCCTCAGGATGGACGAGAGGATGCATACGTAGGAGATGACGACGATGAAGAGCACAGACATGGAAATGGTCCCATTGAGGGTTACAAGCAAAAGCTCATTGAGGTGGTCATCAGAGCAGGTGAGTTTCAGCAGAGGGTTTGTGTCACAGAAGTAGTGGTTGATGACATTGGGTCCACAAAAAGGCAACGGCAGCAAGCAACACGTTTGGATCAGTGAGTTCAAAATGCCCCCTATGTATGACCCGGCGACCAGCTGAACGCAGACCCTCTTGGGCATAGAAATAGCGTAGAGCAGCGG
This genomic interval carries:
- the LOC142409729 gene encoding olfactory receptor 5J3-like, translating into MKYGNMAKGNRTVVTQFILLGLTSEPKLQTPLFIIFLMIYLITLMGNLGLIALIKTNRQLHTPMYFFLCNLSVVDLCYSSIFSPKLLVGFLVEKKTISYSACFAQHFFFLVFVTTEVLLLAVMAYDRYVAICHPLLYAISMPKRVCVQLVAGSYIGGILNSLIQTCCLLPLPFCGPNVINHYFCDTNPLLKLTCSDDHLNELLLVTLNGTISMSVLFIVVISYVCILSSILRIRSTEGRHKAFSTCASHLLTVTLFYVLAGLSHMQPGSKYSLETEKVTAVFYTLIVPMLNPLIYSLRNKEVKDALRKATADNIFVSCLLTKLTPIS